One genomic region from Bactrocera tryoni isolate S06 chromosome 3, CSIRO_BtryS06_freeze2, whole genome shotgun sequence encodes:
- the LOC120770709 gene encoding uncharacterized protein LOC120770709: protein MLILTWQPISEGVAKVAPATGATVAEAQRRLSLHTPDEISVAERPKELPSETGASPTAGETRDIGRERTEKTAAPEPVQWAAMRSTTRASANVIVARRAQSKGTRGRAIPEIGGATLLVRVCQSCFCAHCRPCRVLCYRPVSHNLCSSVIQILFSIDNEDYRKVLSDFRYNFRFSRKYYQFLSFKRHIHAFFSVLE, encoded by the exons ATGTTAATACTGACTTGGCAACCCATCAGCGAG GGCGTGGCGAAGGTGGCACCCGCCACGGGCGCAACAGTCGCAGAGGCGCAACGTAGGTTGAGCCTACATACGCCTGACGAAATATCGGTTGCTGAGCGTCCGAAAGAGCTACCGTCTGAAACTGGCGCGTCACCCACGGCGGGCGAAACAAGAGACATAGGGCGCGAACGGACCGAAAAAACTGCAGCGCCAGAGCCAGTGCAGTGGGCAGCAATGCGGAGTACCACACGTGCCAGTGCGAATGTAATCGTCGCGAGGCGCGCACAAAGCAAGGGCACCCGTGGACGTGCTATTCCAGAAATCGGGGGCGCCACGCTATTAGTGCGAGTCTGTCAGTCCTGTTTCTGTGCCCACTGCCGGCCGTGCCGTGTGTTGTGCTATAGGCCAGTCAGCCACAATCTGTGTTCATCTGTGATCCAG ATTTTGTTTTCCATAGACAATGAGGACTATCGGAAGGTGCTTTCTGATTTTCGGTATAACTTCCGGTTTAGCCGGAAATACTATCAATTTTTGTCTTTCAAACGACACATACATgcttttttttcagttttggaaTAA
- the LOC120771485 gene encoding E3 ubiquitin-protein ligase RNF25, whose product MDALIDEVESLEAILMDDVKITRNSESGLPELIETTVFPQVGDEAEQYICVTLQVSPSSDYPETSPHYKLLRPRGLDDERLEEIKHACNEKLEESVGFPVVFDLIEVVREHLTGSNLPSGQCVVCLYGFSDGDEFTRTECFHYLHSYCLGRHLNALRRTYKEEYDKLPSWLQKTVDPFQALCPVCREPIKDEEDSLRCAMPPSELEKAPEFKLTHELRDLQQRMSALFLKQKNKGGIIDVDAESGTVISIESEDEIRIRLQSKKTFDDKSNTENISAEKDVLNIEGSGAVGGRKNNSTKSLFSDQREPTCSKSSGTTTYETGAHDTNRMSSEPTNNNYHHNRRHYRGGRRHQQHHHHYRGERERDRDRGSENDGPNANASSSTGGKQAKAQMANNIHGR is encoded by the exons ATGGATGC GTTAATAGATGAAGTAGAATCTCTAGAAGCTATATTAATGGATGATGtgaaaataacaagaaattcaGAAAG CGGTCTGCCAGAACTTATTGAAACTACTGTATTTCCCCAAGTTGGAGACGAAGCTGAACAATACATATGTGTGACTCTTCAAGTAAGCCCATCATCGGATTATCCTGAAACAAGTCCTCATTACAAACTATTAAGGCCACGAGGCTTAGATGATGAACGTTTGGAAGAAATTAAACATGCATGTAACGAAAAATTGGAAGAATCTGTTGGCTTTCCGGTAGTGTTTGATTTAATTGAAGTGGTTCGGGAGCATTTAACTGGAAGTAACTTACCCAGTGGGCAATGCGTTGTTTGTCTATATGGATTTAGTGATGGTGATGAATTTACTCGCACAGAATGTTTTCATTACTTACATAGTTATTGTTTGGGACGACATTTAAATGCATTACGACGAACGTATAAAGAAGAATATGACAAGTTGCCAAGTTGGCTCCAAAAAACTGTCGATCCTTTTCAAGCTCTATGTCCCGTATGCAGAGAGCCCATTAAAGATGAAGAGGATAGTTTGCGTTGTGCCATGCCTCCATCGGAATTGGAAAAAGCCCCAGAATTCAAGTTAACACACGAACTTCGGGATCTTCAACAACGCATGTCGgctttatttttaaagcaaaaaaataaagggGGGATTATTGACGTAGATGCGGAAAGTGGAACAGTGATATCAATCGAAAGTGAGGACGAGATAAGAATACGATTGCAAAGTAAAAAAACATTTGACGATAAAAGTAACACGGAGAACATTTCTGCAGAAAAAGATGTGCTAAACATTGAAGGAAGTGGAGCCGTTGGAGGGCGTAAGAATAATTCTACAAAATCATTGTTTTCTGATCAAAGG GAACCAACTTGTTCTAAATCTTCAGGCACTACAACTTATGAAACCGGTGCGCATGACACAAATAGAATGAGTAGTGAACCCACTAACAACAATTATCATCACAATCGCCGCCATTATCGAGGTGGTAGGCGTCATCAACAACATCACCACCATTATCGCGGTGAACGGGAACGAGACCGTGATCGAGGCAGTGAAAACGATGGGCCTAATGCAAACGCATCTTCATCCACTGGTGGTAAACAGGCAAAGGCTCAGATGGCCAACAATATCCATGGCAGGTGA
- the LOC120772245 gene encoding putative nuclease HARBI1 → MFDAIWRQSSASSATISNHAFTFGSDYLIGICQSTVSKLISHVLKEMEMKLCPQFIRFTPEDSLTCKEWFVHQYKIPGVIGCVDGTHIGLQKSTVNEHMYFNRKGYHSINAMIICDHTYKIMSINCQYGGAAHDSFVWKHSHQRRVLEERFQHNRNENSWLLGDSGYPL, encoded by the exons atgtttgACGCAATCTGGCGTCAGAGCAGTGCCTCGAGTGCTACAATTAGCAACCACGCTTTCACATTTGGCAGTGACTATTTGATTGGGATTTGTCAAAGCACTGTTTCGAAGCTGATATCCCATGTGCTTAAAGAAATGGAAATGAAGTTGTGCCCACAGTTTATACGGTTTACACCAGAGGATTCCCTTACGTGTAAAGAGTGGTTTGTGCACCAATATAAAATTCCTGGAG TTATTGGGTGCGTTGATGGTACCCACATCGGCTTACAAAAATCCACAGTAAACGAGCACATGTACTTCAATAGAAAAGGCTACCATAGTATCAACGCTATGATA ATATGTGATCACACTTACAAAATTATGTCTATTAACTGTCAATACGGTGGTGCAGCCCACGACTCATTTGTTTGGAAACATTCGCACCAGAGAAGAGTTTTGGAAGAACGATTTCAGCACAACAGGAATGAAAATTCATGGCTTTTAG GGGATTCTGGCTACCCTCTGTAA